In Cellulomonas sp. Y8, the genomic stretch CTCCAGGCGGCGCACGCACGTGCCCGAGCCCTACGACTTCCGCCGCCCCATGACGATGGCGCGCGAGCACGCCCGCGTGCTCGAGATGGCGTTCGAGACGTTCGCCCGCCAGTGGGGCAACCAGCTCACCGCCCGCCTCCGCGCGATGGCCCAGGTGACGCTCGACGGGCTGAGCCTGCAGACGTACGACGAGTACGTGCGCGGCCTCCCGGGCACCACGGCGATGATGCTGTGCACCATCGAGCAGACCCGGCAGACCGCCGTCGTGCAGGTCCCGGTCAGCGCCACGATGGTCTGGATCGACTACATGCTCGGCGGTCCCGGCACGGGCGACGTCCGCGAGGACCGCGAGCTCACCGAGATCGAGCTGACGCTGCTGCGCGGCGTCATGGGCGCGGCCCTCGGCGACCTCGGCTACGCCTTCTCCTCGCTGACGCCGCTCGACGTCACGCTGCGCTCCGTCCAGTACAACCCGCAGTTCGTGCAGGCGGTCCCCGCCTCCGACGCGGTGCTGGTCGCCACGTTCCTCATGCGGGTCGGGGAGCGCGAGGACGTCGCCTCCGTCATGTTCCCCGCCGAGGTGCTGCTCGCCGCCGTGCGGCAGGCCGACGGCGTCGGCAGCCGCTCCGTCGAGGACCAGCGGGCCCACGAGCTCGCGGTGCTCGACCTGGAGGCCGCCGTCGAGGACGTGCCCGTCGAGGTCGCCGTCCGGTTCGCGCCGGTCGTCGTCCGCCCCCGCGACGTCGTCGGCCTGGCCGTCGGCGACGTCGTCCCCCTGTCCCACCCGTCGTCCCAGCCGCTCGACGTGGTGGTGGACGGGGTCGTGCTCGCGCGAGCCGCCGCGGGGAACAACGGTTCCCGCCTCGCCTGCATGGTCGTCACCGTCGAGGAGAAGCACTGATGAACGCCGTCCCCACCGCCGAGACCACCGACGCCGCGGTCGCGCTCGCCGCGGCCACCGCCGCCGCCCGCCTGCTGCCGGCCGCCGCGCCGCTGGTGCCGGCCCCGGCCCCCGCCGGCGCCCGTCCGGACGCCGACGCGCTCGCCGTCGTCGCCTCGTTCGTCGGCCCGAACAGCGCCGACGTGGTGCTGGTCGCCGACGAGGCCGTGCGCGACGCGCTCGCCGCCGGCGCCCCCGACGGCAGCCCGCTCGACCTGGCCGCCGCGCTGCGCCCGGCCCTGGAGGCCGCGGTGGCCGAGCTCGGCGCCGGCGTGCTCGAGGCCGCCCGCACCGAGACGGTCGCCACCGCGCTGCCCGCCGACGCGCACCTCGTCGCGCTCGGCACCGACGAGGGCGTCCAGGCCTGGTTCGGCCTGCGCCTGCGCACCGAGCCGAGCGCGAAGGCGCCGGGCGTCCCGACCCAGCGCGCGAGCCTCAACGTGCTCTACGACGTCGAGATGACCCTGACCGCCGAGCTCGGCCGCACCAAGCTGCCGGTCCGCCAGGTCCTGGAGCTGACCCCGGGCGCCGTCCTGGAGCTCGACCGCGCCGCCGGCAGCCCGGCCGACGTCATGGTCAACGGCCGGCTCATCGCCCGCGGCGAGGTCGTCGTGATCGACGAGGAGTTCGGCATCCGCATCACCGAGATCGCGCGCGAGGACGGCACCATCTGATGGACACCCTCGTCCTGGGCCTGCGCGTCCTCCTGGCGCTCGCGTGCGTGATCGGCCTGATCTGGGTCCTCGCGCGCCGCGCCGGGTGGGGCAAGGGCCGTCGCCGGCCCGCGGGCCCGGCCGTCGAGGTGGTCGGGCGCCAGGCGCTCGGCCGCCACGCCGGGGTCGTCGTGGTCGCGGTCGGCGACCGCCGGCTGCTGCTCGGCTACGGCGAGCAGCACGTCACGATGCTCACCGAGCTCGACGCCGTCGCCGAGGAGGAGGCCTCCGACGAGGAGGCCGCCGCCCCGGCCGCGCCGCTCACGCTCGGGGCGCTCGCCGCCGCCGTGCTGCCGACGCCCCGGCGGACGCGGGCGGCCGAGCCGGCTGCCGCCCCGGCCGCGCCGGCGCCCGTGTTCGAGGACGCCCTCGCCGAGGCCGCCGCGGCCCCGGTCCCGGGTCTCGTGGGCCTCGAGGTCGCCGACGTGGACGCCGCCCGCCTCGAGCGCATGGCCGCGCCCGCCGCGCAGGGCGCGCTGCACGGCTCCGTGCTGGCGCCGTCCACCTGGAAGCAGGCCGTCGCGGTCCTGCGTGAGCGGACGGTGCGCCGGTGACCGCCGCCCTGACGGCGGGCCCCGCGCGTCCCGCGCGCCCCGCCACCGAGACCGCCGACGTGGACCTCGTCCTGTCCGGCCCCCGCGCCGAGGCCCTCGCGGCCGCCGACGCCGCCGACCGCCGCCGCTGGCTGCTCGTCGTCCTCGCCGTCCTCGGCCTGGTCGTCGCGCTCGTCGTGCTCGGCTCGGGCAGCGCGCACGCCGCGCCGGTCCCGCCGGAGGGCCCCGCCGCACCGACCGGCCCGGCCGACCCCGGCACCGGCGAGGTGTCGGTCGCGATCAACGGCGTGAACGGCACCCCGAGCAGCTCGATCGTCGTGCTCATCGGCATCACGCTGCTGTCGGTCGCGCCGTCGCTGCTGCTGATGATGACCGGCTTCACCAAGATCTTCGTGGTGCTGTCCCTCACCCGGAACGCCCTCGGCCTGACGACCGTGCCGCCGAACCAGGTGATCGCCGGCCTCGCGCTGTTCCTCAGCCTGTTCGTGATGGCCCCGGTGCTGTCCGACGTGAACACCGTCGCGGTGCAGCCCTACCTCGACGGCAGCATGGACTTCACCACGGCGCTCGACGCCGGCTCGGCCCCGCTGCGCGAGTACATGCTCGGGCACACCCGCGAGGCCGACCTGGCGCTCATCACCCGGGCGGCCGACCAGCCCAACCCGGAGGACCCGGCGTCGGTCCCGATGCTCACGCTCATCCCCGCGTTCATGCTCTCGGAGCTGCGGTCGGCGTTCATCATCGGGTTCGTCATCTTCATCCCGTTCCTCGTCATCGACCTGGTCGTGTCCTCGGTCCTGATGAGCATGGGCATGATGATGCTGCCGCCCGTCATGGTGTCGCTGCCGTTCAAGCTGCTGCTGTTCGTCCTCGTCGACGGATGGGGCCTGATCGTCACCGCCCTGGTCGGCGCCGCGTCGGGCGGGGGTGGCTGATGGACACCTCGGCCGTCCTCGACATCGGGCTGGACGCCCTGATCATCGCCGCCAAGCTCTCGGCGCCGGTGCTCATCACCGCCCTGGTCGTCGGGTTCTCCGTCTCGCTCGTGCAGTCGGTCACCCAGATCCAGGAGGTGACGCTGTCCTTCGTGCCGAAGGCCATCGCCGCCGCCGTGGCGCTGCTGGTCTGCGGGCACTGGATGATCGCGGAGCTGGTGACCTTCACGCACCAGCTGTTCGAGCGCATCCCCGCGCTGCTCGGGGGCTGACCGCGCGATGGACGTGACCCTCTCCCTGGCCGCCGTGCAGACCGCGATGCTCGCGGGCGTCCGGTTCGCCGCGTTCCTGATGATCGCGCCGCCGTTCGCGCACCGCGGGATCCCCGGCGCCGTCAAGGCGATGCTCGCGGTCGGGCTGGCGCTCGCCGTGCTGCCCCGCCTCGACCTCGTCGCGACGGAGTCGACGGGGGAGTTCGTCGGGGACCTGGTGCTGGAGGCCGTCGTCGGCGCCGCGCTCGGCTTCCTCGTGTCGCTGGTGTTCTCGGCCGTGCAGGCCGCGGGCAACCTCATCGACCTGTTCGGCGGCTTCCAGCTCGCGCAGGCGTTCGACCCGCAGAACATGACCTCCGGCGCCCAGTTCGCCCGGCTCTACAACATGACGTGCCTGGTCCTGCTGTTCGTCTCCGGCGCCTACCAGCTGCTCATCGGCGGCCTGGCCCGGTCGTTCGACGCCGTGCCGCCGGGTGCCGGGCTCGACCTCGCGGCGATGGCCCAGGTGGTCACCACCGGGCTGTCCGACATGTTCCTCGCGGCGCTGCAGATCGCCGGCCCGCTGCTGGTCGTGCTGTTCCTCACCGACGTGGGCCTCGGCCTGCTGACCCGGGTGTCGCCCGCGCTGAACGCATTCGCGATGGGCTTCCCGCTCAAGATCTTGATGACCGTGACGTTCGCCGGCTTCGCGTACCTGGCCCTGCCGGGTGTGGTCGACGACCTCGCGCGCCGGGCCGTCGAGGCCGTCCTCGGGGTCGCCTGATGGCCGGGGGAGGGGACGCCGGGGAGAAGACCGAGAAGGCCACAGCCCAGCGGATGAAGGAGGTCCACAAGGACGGGAAGCTCTCCCGGTCCCAGGACCTCACCGCGTGGGTCGGCCTGGCCGCCGCCGCCGTCATGCTGCCGAGCACCGCCACCCGCGCGGCCGACGCCGCCCGCGACCAGCTCGCCGCCGTCCGGGAGGCGATCGCCGCGCCCGACGCCGGCACGGTCGTCGACCTGCTCGGCGACGGCCTGTGGTCGACCGTGGCGACGCTGGGCCCGCTGATGGCCGTCGTCGCGGGCGTGATCATCGCGGTGGCCGTCGCCCAGGGCGGCGTGCACGTCAAGAAGTTCAAGCCGAACGTCAAGCAGTTCAACCCGGTGTCCGGGGTCAAGCGGCTGTTCGGCGCGAACGCCTGGTGGGAGGGCGCCAAGACGCTGCTCAAGACCGCCGTCGTCGGGCTCGTCCTCTACCTCGCCGTGCAGGCGCTCGTGCCGCAGCTCATGGGCACCGGCCGCATCCCGCTCGAGCACATGCTCGGCGTCGCGGGCGCGGGCGTGAAGCAGCTGATCGTCTGGGGCATCGGGGCCGGCGTGCTGCTCGCCGCGATCGACCTGCTCGTCGTCGTGCGCCGCAACCGCAAGCAGACGCGCATGTCCAAGCAGGAGATCAAGGAGGAGAACAAGCGCACCGAGGGCGACCCGCTCGTGAAGGGGCACATCCGGTCCAAGCAGATGGCGATGAGCCGGAACCGGATGATGGCCGCGGTCGCCGACGCGGACGTGGTGATCGTCAACCCGACCCACGTCGCCGTCGCGCTGAAGTACGTCGCCGGAACCGGCGCCCCGCGGCTCGTCGCCAAGGGCGCGGGCGCCGTCGCCGCGAAGATCCGCGAGCAGGCCACCGAGCACCGGGTCCCGATGGTCGAGGACATCCCGCTCGCCCGGTCGCTGCACGCCGCGTGCGCCGTCGACCAGGAGATCCCCGCCTACCTGTTCACCGCCGTCGCCCGGGTGCTGGCCTTCGTCATGCAGCTGAAGCGCCGCGGCGCGGCGATGGGCAGGCACACGATGCCGGGCGGCTCGGTCGCCCCGGACGACGCACCGACCACCGTGGCAGCCGCCCGGCGTCGAGCCCGGCAGGAGAAGGCCGCATGAACCCGACGCACCTGCCGATGACCAGAGCAGTACCGCACACCACTGACGAGGACCTCCGATGAAGAACCGGCAGATCTCCCAGCTCGCCGTCCCGGTGGGCGTCGTGGGCATCGTGCTGCTCCTGGTGGTGCCGCTGCCCGCGGCGCTGCTCGACGTGCTGATCGCCGTGAACATCACGGCCGCGCTCGTCATCCTGCTCACCAGCATGTACGTGCAGAAGCCGCTGGACTTCAGCGTGTTCCCGTCGCTGATCCTGGTGTTCACGCTGTTCCGGCTCGGCCTGAACGTCGCGTCCACCCGGCTGGTGCTGCGCGACGGCTACGCCGGCGCCGTGATCGACGCGTTCGGGCACTTCGTGGTCGGCGGGTCGCTGGTCATCGGCCTGGTGATCTTCCT encodes the following:
- a CDS encoding FliM/FliN family flagellar motor switch protein, with the translated sequence MTVHTTGQAPARSRRRTHVPEPYDFRRPMTMAREHARVLEMAFETFARQWGNQLTARLRAMAQVTLDGLSLQTYDEYVRGLPGTTAMMLCTIEQTRQTAVVQVPVSATMVWIDYMLGGPGTGDVREDRELTEIELTLLRGVMGAALGDLGYAFSSLTPLDVTLRSVQYNPQFVQAVPASDAVLVATFLMRVGEREDVASVMFPAEVLLAAVRQADGVGSRSVEDQRAHELAVLDLEAAVEDVPVEVAVRFAPVVVRPRDVVGLAVGDVVPLSHPSSQPLDVVVDGVVLARAAAGNNGSRLACMVVTVEEKH
- the fliN gene encoding flagellar motor switch protein FliN, which translates into the protein MNAVPTAETTDAAVALAAATAAARLLPAAAPLVPAPAPAGARPDADALAVVASFVGPNSADVVLVADEAVRDALAAGAPDGSPLDLAAALRPALEAAVAELGAGVLEAARTETVATALPADAHLVALGTDEGVQAWFGLRLRTEPSAKAPGVPTQRASLNVLYDVEMTLTAELGRTKLPVRQVLELTPGAVLELDRAAGSPADVMVNGRLIARGEVVVIDEEFGIRITEIAREDGTI
- the fliO gene encoding flagellar biosynthetic protein FliO — encoded protein: MDTLVLGLRVLLALACVIGLIWVLARRAGWGKGRRRPAGPAVEVVGRQALGRHAGVVVVAVGDRRLLLGYGEQHVTMLTELDAVAEEEASDEEAAAPAAPLTLGALAAAVLPTPRRTRAAEPAAAPAAPAPVFEDALAEAAAAPVPGLVGLEVADVDAARLERMAAPAAQGALHGSVLAPSTWKQAVAVLRERTVRR
- the fliP gene encoding flagellar type III secretion system pore protein FliP (The bacterial flagellar biogenesis protein FliP forms a type III secretion system (T3SS)-type pore required for flagellar assembly.) — translated: MLVVLAVLGLVVALVVLGSGSAHAAPVPPEGPAAPTGPADPGTGEVSVAINGVNGTPSSSIVVLIGITLLSVAPSLLLMMTGFTKIFVVLSLTRNALGLTTVPPNQVIAGLALFLSLFVMAPVLSDVNTVAVQPYLDGSMDFTTALDAGSAPLREYMLGHTREADLALITRAADQPNPEDPASVPMLTLIPAFMLSELRSAFIIGFVIFIPFLVIDLVVSSVLMSMGMMMLPPVMVSLPFKLLLFVLVDGWGLIVTALVGAASGGGG
- the fliQ gene encoding flagellar biosynthesis protein FliQ → MDTSAVLDIGLDALIIAAKLSAPVLITALVVGFSVSLVQSVTQIQEVTLSFVPKAIAAAVALLVCGHWMIAELVTFTHQLFERIPALLGG
- a CDS encoding flagellar biosynthetic protein FliR produces the protein MDVTLSLAAVQTAMLAGVRFAAFLMIAPPFAHRGIPGAVKAMLAVGLALAVLPRLDLVATESTGEFVGDLVLEAVVGAALGFLVSLVFSAVQAAGNLIDLFGGFQLAQAFDPQNMTSGAQFARLYNMTCLVLLFVSGAYQLLIGGLARSFDAVPPGAGLDLAAMAQVVTTGLSDMFLAALQIAGPLLVVLFLTDVGLGLLTRVSPALNAFAMGFPLKILMTVTFAGFAYLALPGVVDDLARRAVEAVLGVA
- a CDS encoding flagellar biosynthesis protein FlhB, which gives rise to MAGGGDAGEKTEKATAQRMKEVHKDGKLSRSQDLTAWVGLAAAAVMLPSTATRAADAARDQLAAVREAIAAPDAGTVVDLLGDGLWSTVATLGPLMAVVAGVIIAVAVAQGGVHVKKFKPNVKQFNPVSGVKRLFGANAWWEGAKTLLKTAVVGLVLYLAVQALVPQLMGTGRIPLEHMLGVAGAGVKQLIVWGIGAGVLLAAIDLLVVVRRNRKQTRMSKQEIKEENKRTEGDPLVKGHIRSKQMAMSRNRMMAAVADADVVIVNPTHVAVALKYVAGTGAPRLVAKGAGAVAAKIREQATEHRVPMVEDIPLARSLHAACAVDQEIPAYLFTAVARVLAFVMQLKRRGAAMGRHTMPGGSVAPDDAPTTVAAARRRARQEKAA